In Luteitalea sp. TBR-22, one genomic interval encodes:
- a CDS encoding GldG family protein gives MNRFVNVLGWIGTALVVAAVAIRFIKPEQQQIWQRLALAGLVVVLAYLATQWREFAAMWSRRGTRAGALTSASVLLLLAILVGVNWVATRQHKRWDLTEGGQFTLSDQSRKVLASLKAPVQVKVFAKDTEFQRFRDRLDGYTYASKQLQVEYIDPDKQPAVARQWQVQQYGTIAVDYNGRVERITTDTEQDITNAIVKAVEGGEKKVYFSSGHGERDTTSADQRTGYNAIAGALQRDNFSVEKVVLAQQQEVPADAAVLVIAGPKTDFLQPELDMVSRYLDKGGKLLLLIDPPDGADAPPLTGLIGLAKAWGIEVGTNVVVDVSSVGQLLGAGPSVPVVATYPDHPITQNFGLITAFPLARSVAPVEGGVNGRSAQPIASTSAQSWAETDLKAVFAGTPVERDAAAGDKEGPITLAAAVAVDAPGAPKTPTPPPVPGQPAPEAPRTPQTRVVVIGDSDFASNAVLGTQGNRDLFLNAVNWVAQQEALIAIRPKQAGDRRVTMTEDQQRRVLYLSVLGLPLAVAALGVWTWSRRRG, from the coding sequence ATGAACCGCTTCGTCAACGTCCTCGGCTGGATCGGCACCGCGCTCGTCGTCGCGGCCGTCGCCATCCGCTTCATCAAGCCCGAGCAGCAGCAGATCTGGCAGCGCCTCGCGCTGGCCGGTCTGGTGGTGGTGCTCGCCTACCTCGCGACTCAGTGGCGCGAGTTCGCTGCCATGTGGTCGCGCCGCGGCACCCGCGCCGGCGCGCTGACCTCGGCCAGCGTCCTGCTCCTGCTGGCCATCCTGGTCGGCGTCAACTGGGTGGCGACGCGCCAGCACAAGCGCTGGGACCTCACCGAGGGCGGCCAGTTCACGCTCTCGGACCAGAGTCGCAAGGTGCTGGCCAGCCTGAAGGCGCCGGTGCAGGTGAAGGTGTTCGCCAAGGACACCGAGTTCCAGCGCTTCCGCGATCGCCTCGACGGCTACACGTACGCCAGCAAGCAGCTGCAGGTGGAGTACATCGACCCCGACAAGCAGCCGGCGGTCGCCCGTCAGTGGCAGGTGCAGCAGTACGGCACCATCGCCGTGGACTACAACGGCCGCGTCGAGCGCATCACCACCGACACCGAGCAGGACATCACCAACGCCATCGTCAAGGCGGTGGAAGGCGGCGAGAAGAAGGTGTACTTCTCGTCGGGCCACGGCGAGCGCGACACGACGAGCGCCGACCAGCGCACCGGCTACAACGCGATTGCCGGCGCGCTGCAGCGCGACAACTTCTCGGTCGAGAAGGTCGTCCTCGCGCAGCAGCAGGAGGTGCCCGCCGACGCGGCCGTCCTCGTGATTGCCGGGCCGAAGACCGACTTCCTGCAGCCGGAACTGGACATGGTGTCGCGGTACCTCGACAAGGGCGGCAAGCTGCTGCTGCTGATCGACCCGCCTGACGGCGCCGATGCGCCGCCGCTCACCGGCCTCATCGGCCTGGCGAAGGCCTGGGGCATCGAGGTCGGCACCAACGTCGTCGTCGACGTGAGCAGCGTCGGGCAGTTGCTCGGCGCCGGTCCCTCGGTGCCGGTGGTGGCGACCTATCCCGATCACCCGATCACGCAGAACTTCGGCCTGATCACGGCGTTCCCGCTCGCACGCTCGGTGGCCCCGGTGGAGGGCGGCGTCAACGGGCGCTCCGCGCAGCCGATCGCCTCGACCAGCGCGCAGTCCTGGGCGGAGACCGACCTGAAGGCGGTGTTTGCCGGCACGCCCGTCGAGCGCGATGCCGCCGCGGGCGACAAGGAAGGCCCGATCACGCTGGCCGCCGCGGTCGCCGTCGACGCGCCGGGCGCGCCGAAGACCCCGACGCCGCCACCCGTGCCCGGACAGCCGGCCCCCGAGGCGCCCCGCACGCCGCAGACGCGCGTCGTGGTGATCGGCGACTCCGACTTCGCCAGCAACGCCGTGCTCGGCACGCAGGGCAACCGCGACCTGTTCCTGAACGCGGTCAACTGGGTGGCGCAGCAGGAAGCGCTCATCGCGATCCGGCCCAAGCAGGCCGGTGACCGGCGCGTCACGATGACCGAGGACCAGCAGCGCCGCGTGCTGTACCTGTCGGTGCTGGGCCTGCCGCTCGCAGTGGCCGCGCTCGGCGTGTGGACGTGGAGCCGGAGGCGCGGATGA
- a CDS encoding DUF4340 domain-containing protein yields MNRGRSTLILLALAAALGAYIWFVEMKREVTDEDAPKTEKVFTDLKAEAIAALELHGSNGDRTRLKKQGVGWTIESPVQVPADATEVSGVTSNLASLDLTRVIDEKPANLETFGLHAPRVSVTFTAGTTTRTLLLGSKTATGGDTYAKLADAPRVFTVPSWLEQSLDRTTFQLRNKAIVTMDREAVDHLAIIGAPGTIELKKQGDDWRLVQPLQARADAAEVSSLLTRLSSGQMQAIVAEQPATLDTYGLQPARTTVTAMAGGKTLAQVFVGSPSGDTAVHMKDAARPIVFTVEKGLADDLQRAAAAYRAKDVFAYRMFNLSRLVLMWGDDSRTFEKKKAGTGATATETWVQVAPADTSVKAATIDDIASRLGTLRAEGWVEAVPAGATPVLSAVATFGSGTQERVAIVQANNRMYATRDGEPGAATLGSPAVNDVLSLLAPAASTPTTAAPSPASSPAPGTRP; encoded by the coding sequence ATGAACCGCGGACGCTCCACCCTCATCCTGCTCGCCCTCGCCGCCGCCCTCGGCGCCTACATCTGGTTCGTCGAGATGAAGCGCGAGGTGACCGACGAGGACGCGCCGAAGACCGAGAAGGTGTTCACGGACCTGAAGGCCGAGGCGATCGCGGCCCTCGAGCTGCACGGATCCAATGGCGATCGCACACGCCTGAAGAAGCAGGGCGTCGGCTGGACGATCGAGTCGCCGGTGCAGGTGCCCGCCGACGCCACCGAAGTGTCGGGCGTGACCAGCAACCTGGCCTCGCTCGACCTGACGCGCGTCATCGACGAGAAGCCGGCCAACCTCGAGACGTTCGGGCTGCACGCGCCACGCGTCTCGGTGACGTTCACGGCCGGCACCACCACGCGCACGCTGCTGCTCGGATCGAAGACCGCCACTGGCGGCGACACCTACGCGAAGCTGGCCGACGCGCCGCGGGTCTTCACCGTGCCGTCGTGGCTCGAGCAGAGCCTCGACCGCACGACGTTCCAGTTGCGCAACAAGGCCATCGTGACGATGGATCGCGAGGCCGTGGATCACCTGGCGATCATCGGCGCGCCCGGCACGATCGAGTTGAAGAAGCAGGGCGACGACTGGCGCCTCGTCCAGCCTCTCCAGGCGCGGGCCGATGCCGCGGAGGTGAGTTCGCTGCTGACCCGCCTGTCGTCGGGGCAGATGCAGGCGATCGTCGCCGAGCAGCCGGCCACGCTCGACACGTACGGCCTGCAGCCCGCCAGGACCACCGTCACGGCGATGGCGGGTGGCAAGACGCTGGCGCAGGTGTTCGTGGGCAGCCCGAGTGGCGACACCGCGGTGCACATGAAGGACGCCGCGCGGCCGATCGTGTTCACCGTGGAGAAGGGCCTGGCCGACGACCTGCAGCGGGCGGCCGCCGCGTATCGGGCCAAGGACGTCTTCGCCTATCGCATGTTCAACCTGTCGCGCCTCGTGTTGATGTGGGGCGACGACAGCCGGACCTTCGAGAAGAAGAAGGCCGGCACCGGCGCGACCGCCACCGAGACGTGGGTGCAGGTCGCGCCCGCCGACACCTCCGTGAAGGCGGCGACGATCGACGACATCGCCAGCCGCCTCGGCACGCTGCGCGCAGAAGGATGGGTGGAGGCGGTCCCCGCCGGCGCGACGCCGGTGCTCAGCGCGGTGGCCACCTTCGGCAGCGGCACGCAGGAACGGGTCGCCATCGTGCAGGCCAACAACCGCATGTACGCCACGCGCGACGGCGAGCCCGGCGCCGCCACCCTCGGCTCGCCGGCGGTGAACGACGTCCTGTCGCTCCTCGCGCCCGCTGCCTCGACCCCGACGACTGCAGCCCCGTCGCCGGCCTCGTCGCCCGCCCCAGGGACCAGGCCGTGA
- a CDS encoding DHHA1 domain-containing protein — translation MSVRLYYDDPALLAFDGIVTACEPDPDGRGHRVALDRSAFYPTSGGQPHDLGHLRVDGHVLPVSDVVADERDEVWHVVAEPIEVGRQVVGEIDRGRRHDFRQQHTGQHILSAAFDYLLEARTESVHLGLEACTLDLHREVSAEECRRAEDYANFVVFGNRRVSIRFADADTLVDEPRLRKQTGRTGMVRLIDIEDHDLSACGGTHVHSTGEVGMIVVRATERFRGGTRVTFLCGRRALESYRDLRDAVDASARALSVAATDVPDAIAKLRDDLKQEQRRARELADRLVTLEAASLEARVDPAGVLVAHLPDADAQGVRQAASQLVSTPGRLVALLGGPSPHALVIARSADREADAGALVRQVCAAHGGKGGGRPDLAQAGGVVVTVDQLRSFLG, via the coding sequence GTGTCCGTCCGACTCTATTACGACGACCCTGCGTTGCTCGCCTTCGACGGCATCGTCACTGCGTGCGAGCCCGATCCGGACGGGCGCGGCCATCGCGTCGCCCTCGACCGGTCCGCGTTCTACCCGACGTCCGGCGGACAACCCCACGATCTCGGGCACCTGCGCGTGGACGGGCATGTGCTGCCGGTGTCGGACGTGGTCGCCGACGAGCGCGACGAGGTGTGGCACGTCGTCGCCGAGCCGATCGAGGTCGGCCGGCAGGTGGTCGGCGAGATCGACCGCGGCCGGCGCCACGACTTCCGCCAGCAGCACACCGGCCAGCACATCCTGTCGGCGGCCTTCGACTACCTGCTCGAGGCGCGGACCGAGAGCGTGCACCTCGGGCTCGAGGCCTGCACGCTCGACCTGCACCGGGAAGTCTCGGCCGAGGAGTGCCGTCGGGCCGAGGACTACGCCAACTTCGTCGTGTTCGGCAACCGGCGCGTGAGCATCCGCTTCGCCGACGCCGACACGCTGGTGGACGAACCTCGACTGCGCAAGCAGACCGGGCGCACCGGCATGGTTCGGCTCATCGACATCGAGGATCACGACCTCTCGGCGTGCGGCGGCACGCACGTGCACAGCACCGGCGAAGTCGGGATGATCGTCGTGCGCGCCACCGAGCGATTCCGTGGCGGCACCCGCGTGACCTTCCTGTGCGGCCGCCGGGCGCTCGAGAGCTACCGGGACCTCCGCGACGCCGTCGACGCCTCGGCGCGCGCGTTGTCGGTGGCGGCCACCGACGTGCCCGACGCCATCGCGAAGCTCCGCGACGACCTGAAGCAGGAACAGCGGCGCGCGCGGGAACTCGCCGATCGCCTCGTGACGCTCGAGGCGGCGTCGCTCGAGGCGCGCGTCGATCCTGCCGGGGTGCTCGTCGCACACCTGCCCGATGCCGACGCACAGGGCGTGCGGCAGGCCGCATCGCAGCTGGTGTCGACGCCCGGCCGCCTGGTGGCGCTCCTCGGTGGACCGTCGCCGCACGCGCTGGTGATTGCCCGCAGCGCCGATCGCGAGGCCGACGCCGGCGCGCTGGTGCGGCAGGTGTGCGCCGCGCATGGCGGCAAGGGCGGTGGGCGCCCCGACCTCGCGCAGGCCGGCGGCGTCGTCGTCACCGTCGATCAGTTGCGGTCGTTCCTGGGGTAG
- the dacB gene encoding D-alanyl-D-alanine carboxypeptidase/D-alanyl-D-alanine-endopeptidase — MIPIGGRLGAAAIGLLALGACATRQAPPPSTSTLPASTTAAPSPDASLGAAFDARFAATEGAVLWAVRLERADTRAVLATRNADRLVVPASNMKIVTLAAAATRLGWNHRFHTRLHATGPIEGRSLRGDLVVIGSADPSIGRGEDPLASFRDWARRLRAHGISRIEGDLVGDPTRLGSEWLGDSWSWDDLAFGYAAPYSGLTFHENVVRVRVTPGVAGRPATVALWPSSAGLALQADVRTTTDATPAVEVSRALGSPVIVVSGTVPQGGSPVERTVAVPDPATYFLGALRMALADEGIEVRGRTRVEAMPDVDGATPLLVHDSPPLSDLAVRFMKVSQNLYGEILLRALAADATGGPTMVAARTAVQQALAGVGVPAGTVQELDGSGLSRRDFVTARAITTLLHAMREPPHRELFRATLPIAGTDGTIGTRFKGSPCAGRLLAKTGTLAHARALSGYITSASGAEYVFSVIANNFLLPNREVDAVVENALALVCAS; from the coding sequence GTGATCCCGATTGGCGGCCGCCTCGGCGCGGCCGCGATCGGCCTGCTCGCCCTCGGCGCCTGCGCCACCCGCCAGGCACCGCCTCCGTCGACCAGCACCCTCCCCGCCTCGACGACGGCCGCGCCTTCGCCCGACGCGAGTCTCGGCGCGGCATTCGATGCGAGGTTCGCGGCCACCGAGGGGGCAGTGCTGTGGGCCGTCCGCCTCGAGCGCGCCGACACGCGCGCCGTGCTCGCGACCCGCAATGCCGACCGGCTCGTGGTGCCCGCCTCGAACATGAAGATCGTGACGCTGGCCGCGGCAGCGACCCGCCTGGGGTGGAACCACCGCTTCCACACCCGCCTGCATGCCACGGGACCGATCGAGGGTCGCAGCCTGCGAGGGGATCTCGTGGTGATCGGCAGCGCGGACCCGTCGATCGGGCGCGGCGAGGACCCGCTGGCGAGCTTCAGGGACTGGGCGCGCCGGTTGCGCGCGCACGGCATCAGCCGCATCGAGGGCGATCTGGTCGGCGACCCGACACGCCTCGGCAGCGAGTGGCTCGGCGACTCCTGGAGCTGGGACGATCTTGCGTTCGGCTACGCGGCACCCTACTCCGGCCTGACCTTCCACGAGAACGTCGTGCGCGTGCGCGTCACCCCGGGGGTGGCCGGGCGCCCCGCCACCGTCGCTCTGTGGCCGTCGTCGGCCGGCCTGGCGCTGCAGGCCGACGTGCGCACGACGACCGACGCCACGCCCGCCGTCGAGGTGTCGCGCGCCCTCGGCAGCCCGGTCATCGTCGTGTCGGGAACGGTGCCGCAGGGCGGCAGCCCGGTCGAGCGGACGGTGGCCGTCCCGGATCCGGCGACGTACTTCCTGGGCGCGTTGCGGATGGCACTTGCCGACGAGGGGATCGAGGTGCGCGGCCGCACGCGGGTCGAGGCCATGCCGGACGTCGATGGCGCCACGCCGCTGCTCGTGCACGACTCGCCGCCGCTGTCGGACCTGGCGGTGCGATTCATGAAGGTCAGCCAGAACCTGTACGGCGAGATCCTCCTGCGGGCGCTCGCCGCCGACGCGACTGGCGGGCCCACGATGGTTGCGGCGCGCACCGCGGTGCAGCAGGCACTGGCCGGGGTGGGCGTGCCCGCAGGCACCGTGCAGGAGCTCGACGGGTCCGGCCTCTCGCGGCGCGACTTCGTGACCGCGCGTGCGATCACGACGCTGCTGCACGCCATGCGGGAACCGCCGCACCGAGAGCTGTTCAGGGCGACGCTGCCGATTGCCGGGACCGACGGCACGATCGGCACGCGGTTCAAGGGATCGCCCTGCGCCGGTCGATTGCTGGCCAAGACGGGAACCCTCGCGCACGCGCGAGCGCTCTCGGGCTACATCACGTCGGCGTCGGGCGCCGAGTACGTCTTCTCGGTGATCGCCAACAACTTCCTGCTGCCCAACCGCGAGGTGGACGCGGTGGTCGAGAACGCGCTCGCCCTCGTCTGCGCGTCGTAG
- a CDS encoding ABC transporter ATP-binding protein — translation MIEVQQLTKRYGPFTAVDGVSFNVGKGEILGFLGPNGAGKTTTMRILTGYMPPTEGRARVAGFDLQEQPVEAKRRIGYLPETPPLYPDMTVREYLRFVARIKGVPAGEQASRVATVMQRAHVADMAHRHCGKLSKGYKQRVGLAQALIHNPDVLVLDEPTAGLDPKQIIETRDLIRSLGGDHTIVLSTHILPEVAQTCSRVVIINKGRVVAEDTPENLTARLQGAASVYVELDTQGADAQPVLAGIPGVTAVSVANRHGAFTGFEVQSEKGLDVRRAVAQAAVGAGFGLVELRPMRMSLEEIFLQLTTSDTPADGQGVAPVATPQADGEVAGA, via the coding sequence GTGATCGAGGTGCAGCAGCTCACCAAGCGCTACGGCCCCTTCACGGCGGTCGATGGCGTGAGCTTCAACGTCGGGAAGGGCGAGATCCTGGGGTTCCTGGGGCCCAACGGCGCCGGCAAGACCACCACGATGCGCATCCTGACCGGCTACATGCCGCCCACCGAGGGCCGCGCGCGCGTCGCGGGATTCGACCTGCAGGAGCAGCCGGTGGAGGCCAAGCGCCGCATCGGCTACCTGCCGGAGACACCCCCGCTCTACCCAGACATGACGGTGCGGGAGTACCTCCGCTTCGTCGCCCGCATCAAGGGCGTGCCGGCCGGCGAGCAGGCCAGCCGCGTGGCGACCGTGATGCAGCGCGCGCACGTGGCCGACATGGCCCACCGCCACTGCGGCAAGCTCTCCAAGGGCTACAAGCAGCGGGTCGGGCTGGCGCAGGCGCTCATCCACAACCCCGACGTGCTCGTGCTCGACGAACCCACGGCCGGGCTCGACCCCAAGCAGATCATCGAGACGCGCGACCTGATCCGCAGCCTCGGTGGCGACCACACCATCGTCCTGAGCACGCACATCCTGCCCGAGGTGGCGCAGACCTGTTCGCGCGTCGTGATCATCAACAAGGGTCGCGTCGTGGCCGAGGACACGCCCGAGAACCTCACGGCGCGCCTGCAGGGCGCCGCCTCGGTGTACGTCGAGCTCGACACGCAGGGCGCCGACGCGCAGCCGGTGCTGGCCGGCATCCCGGGGGTCACCGCGGTGAGCGTCGCCAACCGCCACGGCGCCTTCACCGGCTTCGAGGTCCAGAGCGAGAAGGGCCTCGACGTGCGCCGGGCAGTCGCGCAGGCGGCCGTCGGGGCCGGCTTCGGCCTGGTGGAACTCCGGCCGATGCGCATGAGCCTCGAGGAGATCTTCCTGCAGCTCACGACGAGCGATACGCCAGCCGACGGCCAGGGCGTCGCCCCGGTGGCCACGCCGCAGGCAGACGGGGAGGTGGCCGGTGCGTAA
- a CDS encoding metalloregulator ArsR/SmtB family transcription factor, which produces MSHPTPAASTPGRVPGSAAPGRRRPARAPVPPLSSETAGALAETFRVLGDPTRIRLIAAMAVAERCVGDLASLVGMSESAVSHQLRMLRAARIVRTRRAGRQIFYTLDDGHILALFQQGLSHVHEEVTAPASTRRGAPGGTR; this is translated from the coding sequence ATGTCACACCCGACTCCCGCCGCCTCCACCCCCGGCCGCGTCCCCGGCAGCGCCGCCCCCGGCCGCCGTCGCCCGGCCCGGGCGCCGGTGCCGCCGCTCTCCAGTGAGACCGCGGGCGCGCTGGCCGAGACCTTCCGGGTCCTCGGTGATCCGACGCGCATCCGGCTGATCGCCGCCATGGCGGTCGCCGAGCGCTGTGTCGGTGACCTGGCGAGCCTGGTCGGCATGAGCGAGTCGGCCGTGTCCCACCAGTTGCGCATGCTGCGCGCCGCCCGCATCGTCCGCACCCGTCGCGCCGGGCGGCAGATCTTCTACACCCTGGACGACGGCCACATCCTGGCGCTGTTCCAGCAGGGGCTGAGCCACGTCCACGAGGAGGTGACCGCGCCGGCATCGACCCGGCGTGGCGCCCCGGGGGGCACGCGATGA
- a CDS encoding class I SAM-dependent methyltransferase, which produces MAESFRFRQIIKRVVRGAYWLWTRRLEADAIQMPRSDYKRTWQHLSESESDAKMFVASTTDEQTFERSAAYTRGLLERFVGLHASDVVLEIGCGVGRIAPEVAPLVKTWIGTDISANMLGHAKRRLATLPNVRLVELADVGLAEIPDASVDVVYCTVVFMHLYEWDRYKYVTEAHRVLKPGGRLYCDNIDITSTLGWTMFSDAASYPPKERPSYLPMLSSADELRVFGTKAGFSTVMIEQFDDAWVALVARKV; this is translated from the coding sequence ATGGCCGAGTCCTTCCGTTTCCGGCAGATCATCAAACGCGTCGTTCGAGGTGCGTACTGGCTCTGGACGCGTCGTCTAGAGGCGGACGCCATCCAGATGCCGCGGTCCGACTACAAGCGGACGTGGCAGCACCTGTCCGAGTCTGAGAGCGACGCCAAGATGTTTGTGGCATCCACAACAGACGAGCAAACGTTCGAACGATCTGCGGCCTACACACGGGGCTTGCTGGAACGCTTCGTCGGACTGCATGCCAGCGACGTCGTCCTGGAGATCGGCTGTGGCGTGGGGCGCATCGCTCCGGAGGTTGCGCCGCTCGTCAAGACGTGGATCGGCACCGACATTTCAGCGAATATGCTCGGTCACGCCAAACGACGCTTGGCGACACTGCCGAATGTACGACTGGTCGAGTTGGCGGACGTCGGGCTGGCCGAGATCCCGGACGCGTCTGTAGATGTCGTGTACTGCACGGTCGTCTTCATGCACCTGTACGAGTGGGACCGCTACAAGTACGTCACCGAAGCGCACCGGGTGCTGAAGCCGGGCGGTCGGTTGTACTGCGACAACATCGACATCACGTCGACCTTGGGATGGACGATGTTTTCGGACGCCGCGTCGTATCCACCCAAGGAGCGGCCGTCGTACCTCCCGATGCTCTCGAGCGCGGACGAACTGCGTGTCTTCGGCACCAAGGCCGGGTTCTCCACAGTCATGATCGAGCAGTTCGATGACGCGTGGGTCGCTTTGGTCGCGAGGAAGGTATAG
- a CDS encoding type II toxin-antitoxin system RelE/ParE family toxin, whose amino-acid sequence MIWTLADDATRDIWNGVNSRAARRIPKELWPIVRRKMDQIDAVTRLDDLRVPPGNRLHALTGDLAGQHAVRVNDQYRIVFRFEGSDAFDVRCTDYH is encoded by the coding sequence GTGATTTGGACGCTGGCCGACGACGCGACCCGGGACATCTGGAACGGTGTCAACTCGAGAGCCGCCCGACGGATCCCGAAGGAACTGTGGCCGATCGTCCGACGAAAGATGGATCAGATCGACGCGGTCACGAGGCTCGACGACTTGCGGGTGCCGCCCGGAAACCGCCTGCACGCGCTCACTGGCGATCTGGCAGGCCAGCACGCCGTGCGCGTGAACGATCAGTATCGAATCGTCTTTCGGTTCGAAGGCTCCGACGCGTTCGACGTGCGCTGCACCGATTACCACTGA
- a CDS encoding ABC transporter permease translates to MRNTLAIARRELHSYFASPIAYMLVGLFALLFGWMFYSFLSFFSEQSLRMSQFGMGGPQALNVNEMLIRPLLLQAGIIILIFIPTLTMRTFAEEKRSGTIELLLTSPLTDWEIVLGKFLGAYTLYALMLLLSALNLIWLFAYGDPEIAPVLTGYLGLLLLGGGFIAIGLFLSNLTRNQIVAGLLTYAVLLMLLLVAWVGEGAGPIGRGIVSALSVFQHFEDFSKGVIDTQHVVYYLSVIAFGLFLTARSVDADRWRG, encoded by the coding sequence GTGCGTAACACCCTCGCCATCGCCCGACGCGAACTCCACAGCTACTTCGCCTCGCCCATCGCCTACATGCTCGTCGGCCTGTTCGCGCTGCTCTTCGGCTGGATGTTCTACAGCTTCCTGAGCTTCTTCAGCGAGCAGAGCCTCCGCATGTCGCAGTTCGGCATGGGCGGTCCGCAGGCGCTCAACGTCAACGAGATGCTGATCCGGCCGCTGCTCCTGCAGGCCGGGATCATCATCCTCATCTTCATCCCGACGCTCACCATGCGGACCTTCGCCGAGGAGAAGCGCAGCGGCACCATCGAGCTGCTGCTCACCTCGCCGCTCACCGACTGGGAGATCGTCCTCGGCAAGTTCCTGGGCGCGTACACGCTGTACGCCCTGATGCTGCTGCTCAGCGCCCTCAACCTGATCTGGCTCTTCGCCTATGGGGACCCCGAGATCGCCCCGGTGCTCACCGGCTACCTCGGCCTGCTGCTGCTCGGCGGCGGCTTCATCGCCATCGGGCTGTTCCTGTCCAACCTGACGCGCAACCAGATCGTGGCGGGCCTGCTCACCTACGCCGTCCTGCTGATGCTGCTGCTGGTGGCCTGGGTCGGCGAGGGTGCCGGCCCGATCGGCCGCGGCATCGTCTCGGCGCTGTCGGTGTTCCAGCACTTCGAGGACTTCTCGAAGGGCGTCATCGACACGCAGCACGTCGTCTACTACCTGAGCGTGATCGCGTTCGGGCTCTTCCTCACCGCCCGGTCGGTCGATGCCGACCGGTGGCGCGGGTAA
- a CDS encoding HigA family addiction module antitoxin translates to MLPTHRPPTHPGEMLLKEFLEPLGVSQVEAARRMNIPFQRLNAIVRGRRGVSADTALLFEALTQWDAEIWLTLQAKWDLWHALKARGARPRVRPLAQRA, encoded by the coding sequence ATGCTTCCGACCCACCGTCCGCCGACCCACCCCGGTGAGATGCTCCTGAAGGAATTCCTGGAGCCGCTGGGCGTGTCGCAGGTCGAGGCCGCCCGGCGGATGAACATTCCGTTCCAGCGCCTCAACGCCATCGTCCGGGGACGTCGAGGCGTGAGCGCGGACACGGCGTTGCTCTTCGAGGCGCTGACGCAGTGGGACGCCGAGATCTGGCTGACGCTCCAGGCCAAGTGGGACCTCTGGCATGCGCTGAAGGCCCGCGGGGCTCGGCCCAGGGTGCGCCCCCTGGCGCAGCGCGCATGA
- a CDS encoding DHHA1 domain-containing protein, with product MIARSADRDADAGALVRQVCAAHGGKGGGRPDLAQAGGVVVTVDQLREIIAT from the coding sequence GTGATCGCGAGGAGCGCCGATCGTGATGCCGACGCCGGCGCGCTGGTGCGACAGGTGTGTGCCGCGCACGGCGGCAAGGGCGGTGGTCGCCCCGACCTCGCGCAGGCCGGCGGCGTCGTCGTCACCGTCGATCAGTTGCGGGAGATCATCGCAACGTGA